From Chryseobacterium tructae, one genomic window encodes:
- a CDS encoding cation:proton antiporter, producing MELYYSFSALIVLASIFAYLNYRFLKLPSTIGIMVIAIVVSIFLVLFGETILPRTFGHLNNLMESIDFTEILMGAMLNFLLFAGGIHININDLKEQFRPVLIFSTVGVVISTFVVGFGMFYLLPYVGIQLPFIYCLVFGALISPTDPVAVLSVLKQAKVSKSLETKVAGESLFNDGMAVVVFTVVLQLAVGKEVDLGVESIGLLLLHEAGGGLLLGVLLGWVTSRLMREVDDYIISVLVTLSVVMGGYLIARQMHISGPLTMVAAGLFMGNFNMNFKMKSVTQDYLIKFWELIDEILNAVLFLFIGFELLMIKDLKHFMIPGLLAIFVVLFARFISIWGPTKFTSLRKSFSPQTVKVLVWGGIRGGVSIALAMSIPKSEYSETILSITYCVVVFSIIVQGLTIAKVANPKQIVKEEEEQENSVSE from the coding sequence GTGGAATTATATTATTCATTTTCAGCATTAATCGTGCTAGCATCCATATTTGCCTACCTTAATTACAGATTTTTAAAACTTCCGAGTACCATCGGGATCATGGTGATTGCCATTGTGGTTTCTATTTTTCTGGTATTATTCGGAGAAACGATACTTCCAAGAACTTTCGGGCATCTTAATAATTTAATGGAAAGCATAGACTTTACAGAAATTCTGATGGGAGCCATGCTTAATTTCCTTCTTTTTGCGGGAGGAATTCACATTAATATCAACGATCTTAAAGAACAATTCAGGCCTGTACTGATATTCTCCACTGTAGGAGTTGTAATTTCCACATTTGTGGTAGGTTTTGGGATGTTCTATTTACTTCCTTATGTAGGCATTCAGCTTCCGTTTATTTATTGTCTTGTTTTTGGAGCACTGATTTCACCTACCGATCCGGTAGCAGTTCTGAGTGTACTGAAACAGGCTAAAGTTTCCAAATCGCTGGAAACAAAGGTGGCGGGTGAATCTCTTTTCAATGATGGTATGGCTGTTGTGGTCTTTACAGTAGTACTACAGTTAGCCGTAGGAAAAGAAGTAGATCTTGGGGTAGAAAGTATAGGACTGCTATTGCTTCATGAAGCAGGTGGGGGGCTTTTACTTGGTGTTTTGTTAGGTTGGGTTACTTCCAGGTTAATGCGTGAAGTAGATGATTATATTATTTCCGTTCTGGTAACGCTTTCCGTGGTAATGGGAGGTTATCTTATTGCAAGACAGATGCATATTTCAGGGCCATTAACGATGGTTGCCGCAGGATTATTTATGGGGAACTTTAACATGAACTTTAAAATGAAGTCTGTTACCCAGGACTATCTTATCAAATTTTGGGAGCTGATTGATGAAATTTTGAATGCTGTATTATTCTTATTTATCGGATTTGAGCTTTTAATGATTAAAGACCTGAAACATTTTATGATCCCTGGTCTACTAGCAATCTTTGTCGTTCTTTTTGCAAGATTTATTTCCATTTGGGGGCCTACGAAATTTACTTCTTTGAGAAAAAGTTTTAGTCCGCAGACTGTAAAAGTCTTAGTTTGGGGTGGAATTCGTGGTGGAGTTTCTATTGCACTGGCGATGTCTATCCCTAAAAGCGAATATAGTGAAACGATTTTGAGTATTACCTATTGTGTAGTCGTGTTCTCCATCATTGTTCAGGGACTTACGATTGCGAAGGTTGCCAATCCTAAACAGATTGTGAAAGAAGAGGAAGAGCAAGAGAATAGTGTTTCTGAATAA
- a CDS encoding beta strand repeat-containing protein, whose protein sequence is MKKILLLFWTLSGLFVGLSQVPEKMSYQAVIRNGSGQLLNNQGIAVKASILQGSPAGTLVYSERLTGNTNANGLITMEIGTGTILSGTFTSIDWPSGNYYLKTETDPSGGTNYTITGSSQLLSVPYAMYAKSAGGGGGSFTIPYTNVVNNAATLFSLTNDGDGTSLEGNNNTTTSNIAAIRGVVTSASPGGFSSAVRGINNGTGGLGVGVYGSQAGSGWGVYGSTPNGLGIYGNATGNGTGVYANSNTGTGLTATSNNGIPASISVLNNANNNNALNVSTVGNGTVVNVTTSGNGAGVRSSAVGGFAIHGITSSQTSAGVVGDNNAAGEAIVGRTTSDIAGAIVGRNDGGGYGVRGFVATSTTGTGIGVYGQVGINNSTGRAGRFENFNNTNTDANTFEVVSNGNGNIPDNTKGNAASFLLNNNNSVGAAVRGEVNTIFGNFGAAAVFGVSSGTGGRAGLFYASNPAGNGASLIALTDGNGNAITANAGKDGNGVETNIDGAGNALYAWVPTFSTGRAGRFEIFNENNTSDVITVKTVGNGIAGNFKVDKVTGTSSALKGEVNSQFANFGTAGIYGVSSGTGGYAGLFTHQTLQGMALLY, encoded by the coding sequence ATGAAAAAAATATTATTATTGTTCTGGACTCTGTCCGGGCTCTTTGTAGGGCTCTCACAGGTTCCTGAAAAAATGAGTTATCAGGCTGTTATAAGAAACGGATCGGGGCAGCTATTAAACAATCAGGGAATTGCTGTAAAAGCAAGCATATTACAAGGTTCTCCTGCAGGTACTTTGGTATACTCTGAACGGCTTACCGGCAATACCAACGCCAATGGGCTGATCACTATGGAAATAGGAACAGGAACCATACTTTCCGGAACATTTACTTCTATCGACTGGCCTTCAGGAAACTATTATTTAAAAACAGAAACTGATCCTTCGGGAGGAACAAATTACACGATAACAGGAAGCAGCCAATTGCTGAGCGTTCCGTATGCCATGTACGCAAAATCTGCCGGCGGCGGCGGTGGCAGTTTTACAATCCCCTATACCAATGTTGTAAATAATGCCGCTACTCTATTTTCATTAACAAATGATGGAGATGGAACCTCCTTAGAGGGAAACAATAACACAACAACATCCAATATTGCAGCGATAAGAGGAGTCGTAACCAGTGCATCTCCAGGAGGGTTTTCTTCTGCGGTACGAGGAATTAACAACGGAACGGGAGGTCTTGGCGTAGGAGTTTACGGAAGCCAAGCCGGAAGCGGATGGGGAGTGTATGGGTCTACCCCTAACGGACTCGGAATCTATGGAAATGCAACAGGCAACGGAACCGGGGTTTATGCCAACAGTAATACAGGAACCGGGCTTACAGCAACCAGCAACAACGGAATTCCTGCCAGTATTTCGGTGCTCAACAATGCCAATAACAATAATGCACTTAATGTTTCCACCGTTGGAAACGGAACGGTTGTTAACGTTACAACATCAGGAAATGGAGCTGGAGTAAGAAGCTCAGCGGTTGGCGGTTTTGCGATACACGGAATCACGAGCTCTCAAACGTCGGCAGGTGTTGTAGGCGATAATAACGCAGCTGGTGAAGCTATAGTCGGAAGAACAACCAGCGATATTGCCGGAGCTATAGTAGGCCGTAATGATGGCGGAGGATATGGGGTAAGAGGATTTGTTGCAACTAGTACGACCGGAACAGGTATAGGTGTTTATGGACAAGTAGGCATAAATAATAGTACCGGGCGGGCAGGTAGATTTGAAAATTTTAACAATACAAATACTGATGCAAATACTTTTGAAGTAGTATCTAACGGAAATGGGAATATTCCCGATAACACAAAAGGAAATGCGGCATCGTTTCTGCTCAACAATAACAATAGTGTAGGTGCTGCTGTAAGGGGGGAAGTAAATACTATTTTTGGAAACTTTGGTGCTGCTGCTGTTTTTGGAGTTTCGTCAGGAACCGGAGGGCGCGCAGGTTTATTTTATGCCTCAAACCCAGCAGGGAACGGAGCATCACTTATCGCCCTAACTGATGGAAACGGAAATGCGATTACAGCGAATGCCGGTAAAGACGGAAACGGAGTAGAAACTAATATAGACGGAGCAGGAAATGCCCTTTATGCATGGGTACCTACTTTTTCTACGGGCAGAGCGGGCAGGTTTGAAATTTTTAATGAAAATAATACCAGCGATGTCATAACGGTAAAAACCGTTGGAAATGGTATTGCGGGGAATTTCAAAGTTGATAAGGTTACCGGAACCTCCTCTGCGTTAAAGGGTGAAGTCAACTCGCAGTTTGCTAATTTCGGAACAGCCGGAATATATGGGGTTTCTTCAGGAACAGGCGGTTACGCTGGCTTATTTACTCATCAAACCCTGCAGGGAATGGCCCTGCTCTATTAG
- a CDS encoding DUF6122 family protein, which translates to MAPSEIALLKTCTHYFLHFVFPVFIALVFYPKDWKRVYLILLATMLVDLDHLFANPIFDPSRESIGFHFLHSYYAIAVYFLMLFFKGNTRIIGIGLLFHMFTDYQDFNFWPH; encoded by the coding sequence ATGGCTCCATCAGAAATTGCTTTGCTTAAAACCTGCACCCATTATTTTTTGCATTTTGTTTTTCCCGTGTTTATAGCGCTGGTCTTTTATCCTAAAGATTGGAAGCGGGTATATCTTATATTATTGGCAACAATGCTGGTAGATCTGGATCATCTTTTTGCCAATCCTATTTTCGATCCTTCAAGAGAAAGTATCGGTTTCCATTTTTTACATTCCTATTATGCCATTGCGGTGTATTTTTTGATGTTATTTTTTAAAGGAAATACCAGAATTATAGGAATTGGACTTCTGTTTCATATGTTTACAGATTATCAGGACTTTAACTTCTGGCCTCATTAA
- a CDS encoding terpene synthase family protein translates to MKIQKILFEYPFLFKSSTYEDLSEQLMIDLIDKYSILSASQKKIYKKARLGSLTAQVYPNAGIDKLIVLGRWMFFGFCFDDFYGSRPINELKIACQRAIDILKGELPEEGEPEFFHQLTIIKKEFSPFVTDYWFERLIRHHQDWFEGMEIETEYNNEKTQSFPSVEDYMLIREKLVGGELVCDQLEVVSDFIMTEEIFTHPDIKRYRQLFFRLMAWFNDLYSFEKEALNGEKMNLVLVIENERNCSRSEAYIEAVHFHNDDLEEFIRIGKNIPDFGIQNEGLKRYVHNAELFLKGQEAWYKNGTKRYIITEE, encoded by the coding sequence ATGAAAATACAAAAAATCCTTTTTGAATATCCTTTTTTATTCAAAAGCAGCACCTACGAAGACCTATCAGAACAACTGATGATTGATTTAATAGATAAATATTCTATTTTGTCAGCCTCTCAGAAGAAAATATACAAGAAAGCACGATTGGGAAGTTTGACGGCACAGGTGTATCCAAATGCTGGAATTGACAAGTTGATCGTTTTGGGAAGATGGATGTTTTTTGGATTCTGTTTCGATGATTTTTATGGGTCACGCCCAATTAATGAATTAAAGATAGCGTGTCAAAGAGCTATTGATATTCTCAAAGGAGAGTTACCTGAAGAGGGTGAACCCGAATTTTTTCATCAGCTTACTATTATCAAAAAAGAATTTTCTCCTTTTGTGACAGATTATTGGTTCGAAAGATTGATAAGACATCATCAAGATTGGTTTGAAGGAATGGAAATTGAAACTGAGTATAATAATGAGAAGACTCAGTCATTTCCTTCAGTAGAAGACTATATGTTGATTCGTGAAAAACTGGTAGGTGGTGAATTGGTATGTGACCAATTGGAGGTGGTCTCTGACTTTATAATGACTGAAGAGATTTTCACACATCCTGACATTAAAAGATACCGTCAACTTTTCTTTAGACTTATGGCATGGTTCAATGATCTTTATTCCTTCGAGAAAGAAGCCCTGAATGGGGAAAAAATGAATTTGGTATTGGTTATTGAGAATGAAAGAAATTGCTCCCGGAGTGAAGCTTATATAGAAGCTGTTCATTTTCATAACGATGATTTGGAAGAGTTTATCAGAATAGGTAAGAATATTCCGGATTTTGGAATTCAAAATGAAGGGCTAAAAAGATATGTCCACAATGCAGAACTATTCTTAAAAGGTCAGGAAGCATGGTACAAGAACGGGACAAAAAGGTATATCATCACAGAAGAGTAA
- a CDS encoding DUF4919 domain-containing protein, giving the protein MKYHFFLLFILFSVFGFSQKSKIDFKAIEKSLKSSDSPYNYEKLLFKYKGYPKSLDSIEAQYLYYGRNFRADRVTTSDEGFKNLAEAFKQNKFEDCIKQGKVLYDKDPTNLDILLILLRAYDSSKDGNNFMHHLNQFRALADGIKSSGDGKSEKTAYLVNSVGDEYILLNILNIGNDYTRGSKPSKDGMFDIWEKGNQKIYIKVLYLDL; this is encoded by the coding sequence ATGAAATATCATTTTTTCCTTTTATTCATTCTATTTTCGGTTTTTGGGTTCAGCCAGAAATCAAAAATAGACTTTAAGGCTATTGAAAAAAGTCTAAAAAGCTCTGATTCACCGTACAATTACGAGAAACTCCTTTTCAAATATAAAGGATATCCAAAGTCTTTAGATAGTATCGAAGCACAATATCTGTACTATGGAAGAAATTTCAGAGCCGATAGGGTAACCACATCAGATGAAGGGTTTAAAAATTTGGCAGAAGCTTTTAAGCAAAACAAGTTTGAAGACTGTATCAAGCAAGGGAAGGTCTTATATGATAAAGATCCTACCAATCTCGATATTTTGCTTATTTTGCTCAGGGCTTATGATTCTTCAAAAGATGGAAACAATTTTATGCATCACCTGAATCAGTTTAGAGCTTTGGCAGATGGAATCAAAAGTTCCGGAGACGGAAAGTCTGAGAAAACCGCTTATCTTGTCAATTCGGTGGGAGATGAATATATTCTTTTGAATATTCTGAATATAGGAAATGATTATACAAGAGGATCAAAGCCTTCAAAAGACGGAATGTTTGACATTTGGGAAAAAGGTAATCAAAAAATATACATCAAGGTCCTTTACTTAGACTTATAA
- a CDS encoding T9SS type A sorting domain-containing protein → MKKIFIHFPLLFAFSLSNLNAQSAVLATGADISGGNGSVSYSIGQTAYLYKGANNQLLEGVQQPYEITTLAAHETRASNLEGILLYPNPFKDFLYLEFTTNDFKNADYQLYDAQGKLIKKDLILQSKSELNFSELPSAMYIIRINKHGENIKTFKIIKK, encoded by the coding sequence ATGAAAAAAATATTTATTCATTTTCCTCTTCTGTTTGCCTTTTCTCTTTCAAATCTGAATGCTCAATCAGCAGTTCTGGCAACGGGAGCAGATATTTCAGGAGGCAATGGGTCTGTTTCTTACAGTATCGGCCAGACAGCATATCTTTATAAAGGAGCAAACAATCAGCTTCTGGAAGGTGTTCAACAGCCTTATGAAATTACAACACTTGCGGCGCATGAAACAAGAGCGTCAAACCTGGAGGGTATTCTGTTATATCCTAATCCTTTCAAAGATTTTCTGTACTTGGAGTTTACAACTAATGACTTTAAAAATGCAGATTATCAGCTATACGATGCTCAGGGCAAACTCATCAAAAAAGATTTGATTTTACAGTCAAAATCTGAGCTCAATTTCTCCGAACTTCCTTCTGCGATGTATATCATCAGGATTAATAAGCATGGAGAAAATATAAAAACGTTCAAAATCATCAAAAAATAA
- a CDS encoding YdeI/OmpD-associated family protein: MNPQPALFTAIIKQNGETNAAFVEFPFSTEELFNKKGQVKIKATFDDKVEYRGSLAKMKSACHILGLTQDIRKQLGKTFGDEVTISLIEDKEERIVQIADDIALVFHENPDAKVLFDTMSYTHKKEYIRWIEDAKKPETRETRKIKMIQMILDGKKGI; encoded by the coding sequence ATGAATCCCCAACCTGCATTATTCACTGCCATCATAAAACAAAATGGAGAAACGAACGCTGCTTTTGTGGAATTTCCTTTTTCAACAGAAGAGCTATTCAACAAAAAGGGACAGGTAAAAATTAAAGCGACATTCGATGATAAGGTTGAGTATCGTGGAAGCCTGGCCAAAATGAAATCTGCCTGTCATATACTAGGATTGACCCAAGACATCAGAAAGCAGCTTGGAAAAACATTTGGAGACGAGGTTACTATTTCTCTCATAGAAGATAAGGAAGAGCGCATTGTTCAAATTGCAGATGACATCGCTTTGGTCTTTCATGAAAATCCAGATGCTAAAGTATTATTTGATACAATGAGTTATACTCACAAAAAGGAATACATTCGTTGGATTGAGGATGCTAAAAAACCGGAAACAAGAGAAACCCGAAAGATCAAAATGATTCAAATGATCTTGGATGGTAAAAAGGGAATATAA
- the hflX gene encoding GTPase HflX: protein MLEKKEHNYEKAVLVGIITQNQDEEKLVEYMDELEFLAFTAGATVQKRFTQKLTQPDSKTFIGSGKAIEIKEYVKENEIGTVIFDDELSPSQLKNLEREMEVKILDRTNLILDIFAQRAQTSYARTQVELAQYQYLLPRLTRMWTHLERQKGGIGMRGPGETEIETDRRIIRDRITLLKDKLKIIDKQMATQRNNRGKVVRAALVGYTNVGKSTLMNSISKSEVFAENKLFATLDTTVRKVVIGNLPFLLTDTVGFIRKLPTQLVESFKSTLDEVREADLLIHVVDISHESFEDHINSVNQILMDINAHQKPMIMVFNKIDGFSYEKKDEDDLTPSTRKNVSLEEWKKTWMAKSKHPTVFISALTKENFPEMKKMIYDEVMKIHISRFPYNDFLFEYFDDEEDENNN, encoded by the coding sequence ATGTTAGAAAAGAAAGAACATAATTATGAGAAGGCAGTCCTGGTGGGTATTATTACTCAAAATCAGGATGAAGAAAAACTGGTGGAATACATGGATGAACTGGAGTTTTTAGCTTTCACAGCTGGGGCAACCGTACAAAAACGTTTCACCCAAAAATTAACACAGCCTGATTCCAAAACCTTTATTGGAAGCGGAAAAGCAATAGAGATAAAAGAATATGTAAAGGAAAACGAAATAGGAACGGTAATTTTTGACGATGAACTCTCTCCTTCACAGCTTAAAAACCTGGAAAGGGAAATGGAAGTTAAAATCCTGGATCGTACCAATCTTATCCTCGATATTTTTGCACAAAGAGCACAGACTTCTTATGCGAGAACTCAGGTGGAATTGGCTCAGTATCAATATCTTTTGCCTCGATTGACCAGAATGTGGACTCACTTGGAACGTCAGAAAGGAGGAATCGGGATGAGAGGTCCCGGGGAAACGGAAATTGAAACTGACCGTCGTATTATCCGTGACAGAATTACTCTATTGAAGGATAAACTGAAAATCATCGATAAACAAATGGCCACTCAGCGTAACAATCGTGGAAAAGTGGTGCGTGCAGCTTTGGTAGGATACACGAATGTTGGAAAATCTACCTTGATGAATTCTATTTCAAAATCTGAAGTTTTTGCAGAGAATAAATTGTTTGCAACACTAGATACTACCGTACGAAAAGTTGTAATCGGAAATCTTCCGTTTCTCCTTACTGATACTGTAGGATTTATCAGAAAATTGCCTACTCAATTGGTAGAATCATTTAAATCTACGTTGGATGAGGTTCGTGAAGCTGATCTTTTGATTCATGTGGTTGATATTTCTCACGAAAGTTTTGAAGATCACATCAACTCTGTTAATCAGATCTTAATGGATATCAATGCTCATCAGAAACCGATGATTATGGTATTCAACAAAATTGATGGCTTTAGCTATGAGAAAAAAGATGAGGATGATCTGACGCCTAGTACAAGAAAGAATGTTTCCCTTGAAGAATGGAAAAAGACATGGATGGCTAAATCAAAGCATCCAACTGTTTTCATTTCTGCTCTTACGAAGGAAAACTTCCCTGAAATGAAAAAAATGATCTACGATGAGGTCATGAAAATTCATATCTCCAGATTTCCATACAATGATTTCCTTTTCGAGTACTTCGATGACGAAGAGGATGAAAATAACAATTAA
- a CDS encoding META domain-containing protein, translated as MKKILFSLLAVLCLGLVLNCSAVPDKNPYLQRQWMMVSFDGFSKDQLIAHKAEINLTGKMEKGKIYGSAYMGCNQMSFTSEFKKGGIVKISQGVSTLKACQDMNLETSFQKKFETMTRYSVEGHFLTLSDDHGNSMKFVAADWD; from the coding sequence ATGAAAAAAATATTATTCTCCCTTTTGGCTGTGTTATGCTTAGGGCTGGTATTAAATTGCTCTGCTGTACCAGATAAAAATCCTTATTTACAAAGACAATGGATGATGGTTTCTTTTGATGGCTTTTCTAAAGATCAGCTGATTGCCCATAAAGCTGAAATTAACCTGACCGGAAAGATGGAAAAAGGTAAGATTTACGGAAGTGCTTATATGGGTTGTAACCAGATGTCCTTTACTTCAGAATTTAAGAAAGGGGGGATAGTGAAGATTTCCCAAGGGGTAAGTACATTGAAGGCCTGTCAGGATATGAATCTTGAAACTTCTTTTCAAAAGAAATTTGAAACTATGACAAGATATTCTGTAGAAGGACATTTTCTTACATTATCTGATGATCATGGAAATTCTATGAAATTTGTTGCAGCTGATTGGGATTGA
- a CDS encoding spondin domain-containing protein, producing MKKTFLKIKVFAAAVTTALTLFSCSDSDNNMMDDSYQRTITFENVVTPKDFVQSGSFQGMGNPPVIMPGQSVSIKFSAGKTQALMFATMYGLSKDWFFASQQPGIKLFDANGKAITGDVSSSVLLWDNGTKDNMTGQTESKPIMQVPNVNASQLMKLNLAYDEMSSEFTLTITNTSGGTANETPFSPGVWAVSNYNGTQLLNSAPFFTPNALSNPEITDIAQMGNIDKMKAKITANTGIMTGLSPTLVVVYRGDKNPIYELGKVDNGMGLKEIAQMGNVSKLQNSLKSFPGVKGIYVAGSAPVPPGNKIMTNFQANPGDKIAYVTMFGFSNDWFYANEQSIEANVKGDLTSKTSLFDSGTGVDQYPGAGNRQALFGGTPQSENMVISKVGTQYPVPAVQNVIKVTVN from the coding sequence ATGAAAAAGACTTTTTTAAAAATCAAAGTATTTGCGGCAGCTGTTACAACTGCATTGACGCTATTTTCATGTAGCGATTCAGACAACAACATGATGGACGACTCTTATCAGAGAACGATCACCTTTGAAAATGTTGTTACTCCTAAAGATTTCGTACAAAGCGGAAGCTTTCAGGGAATGGGAAATCCCCCGGTTATTATGCCTGGGCAATCAGTATCCATAAAGTTCAGTGCCGGAAAGACACAGGCTCTTATGTTTGCTACGATGTATGGACTTTCCAAAGATTGGTTTTTTGCCTCTCAGCAGCCTGGAATAAAGCTGTTTGATGCTAATGGAAAAGCAATTACAGGAGATGTTTCTTCAAGCGTTTTATTATGGGATAATGGAACCAAGGATAATATGACCGGCCAGACAGAAAGCAAGCCTATTATGCAAGTTCCTAATGTAAATGCTTCACAGCTTATGAAGCTTAACCTTGCATACGATGAGATGTCTTCTGAGTTTACTTTAACTATAACCAATACTTCAGGTGGCACAGCTAATGAGACTCCTTTTTCTCCCGGAGTTTGGGCTGTTTCCAATTATAACGGCACTCAACTTCTAAACAGTGCTCCGTTCTTTACCCCTAATGCTTTATCCAATCCTGAAATTACGGATATTGCTCAGATGGGAAATATTGATAAAATGAAAGCTAAAATTACTGCCAATACCGGAATTATGACAGGCCTTTCTCCTACTCTTGTAGTAGTCTATCGAGGAGATAAAAATCCAATTTACGAATTGGGAAAAGTAGATAACGGAATGGGACTGAAAGAAATTGCCCAAATGGGAAATGTAAGTAAACTTCAAAATAGTTTAAAATCTTTTCCAGGTGTTAAAGGGATTTATGTGGCAGGAAGTGCTCCTGTTCCTCCGGGAAATAAGATCATGACGAACTTCCAGGCAAATCCAGGTGATAAGATTGCTTATGTAACGATGTTCGGTTTTTCTAATGACTGGTTCTACGCTAATGAGCAAAGTATTGAAGCTAATGTTAAAGGAGATCTTACTTCAAAAACTTCCTTATTTGATTCAGGAACGGGTGTAGACCAATATCCGGGTGCAGGAAATCGCCAGGCTTTATTTGGAGGAACTCCACAAAGTGAAAACATGGTCATTTCTAAAGTTGGAACACAATATCCGGTTCCTGCTGTACAGAATGTAATAAAAGTAACTGTGAATTAA
- a CDS encoding LytR/AlgR family response regulator transcription factor has translation MITHIRCMIIDDDELDRLVLQHYIKQYENIEIVASFDSAEKAIPYLELPIDLLIIETNLKGMSGLEFRNLAHKIPACIFVSSRPELASCFFEINTLDFITKPLTKERFHYSMQKLFDFFKVKEKCECYDAMLGQDLIKVKESGNIFQIRKTDILYLEALKDYTRIITLEKNHCILDSLGNLLRKSFFDSFVRIHRSYAVPKHLIRGKSYHEIELIHRIKLPIGRTYKENLSFFEP, from the coding sequence ATGATTACCCATATTAGATGTATGATTATTGATGATGATGAACTGGACAGGCTGGTTCTTCAGCATTATATCAAACAGTATGAAAATATAGAAATTGTCGCTTCTTTTGATTCGGCTGAAAAAGCAATTCCTTACCTTGAACTTCCTATTGATCTTCTGATCATTGAAACCAATTTAAAAGGAATGAGCGGCCTTGAATTCAGAAACCTGGCACATAAGATCCCTGCCTGCATCTTTGTAAGCTCCCGTCCGGAACTGGCATCCTGTTTTTTTGAAATCAATACTCTTGATTTTATTACCAAACCACTTACTAAAGAACGTTTTCATTACTCTATGCAGAAGCTTTTTGATTTTTTTAAGGTAAAAGAAAAATGCGAATGTTATGATGCCATGCTGGGTCAGGATCTTATCAAGGTCAAAGAAAGTGGGAATATTTTTCAAATCAGAAAGACAGACATTCTTTATTTGGAGGCTCTCAAAGATTATACACGGATCATCACTCTTGAGAAAAACCATTGTATTCTTGATTCCCTGGGTAATCTTCTGCGTAAAAGCTTTTTTGATTCTTTTGTAAGAATACACAGGAGCTATGCTGTTCCCAAACATCTCATCCGTGGAAAAAGTTATCATGAAATTGAACTGATCCACCGTATTAAGCTTCCTATCGGCAGAACTTATAAAGAAAATTTATCCTTTTTTGAGCCTTAA